In one Nitrospirota bacterium genomic region, the following are encoded:
- a CDS encoding GHKL domain-containing protein: protein MSVKKKIILSFCVSALIIALLSAFLYLNFIEIKKETVFLEMTDTIRSKSLQLRRHEKNYFLYAPQQATDESRAIYAYLKELGTLLESMKANSEERTQSLRALIDTYSSHFRNIETLLNTVSYESGKLKMSAPEYRKISPLIESNFLDHPHVDVQYLLNVYRLPADHTLIASLHEMERKIEDLRKTGENILLASKDLDRVAREKVDSFIRASRIAILVFFPLFLIVGFGTMLVIISNVVRRLQLLTNLIEETGAGNFVHDSQPAPEWGNDEVGQLIRQFSIMEDQLGQREKELLQSKKLAAIGTLASGVAHELNNPLNNIYTSAQRLLKKTGDDSPEYIRKGLNDIFGQTMRVKGIVGDLLEFARGREPHIMAAELRSLIDSAYRHLENTRDLNGITLSIRMIPQEIVLYVDTELFEQVLINLLSNAVDAMSGQGELSLAANEEDSRISIRISDTGSGMARETIDKIFEPFFTTKDKGTGLGLAIVFNIIQKHHGEITVESEEGKGTTFIITLPKKPR from the coding sequence AGTAAATCTCTTCAGCTCAGGAGGCATGAAAAGAACTATTTCCTCTACGCCCCTCAACAAGCCACCGATGAGTCCAGGGCCATTTATGCCTATTTAAAAGAACTTGGGACTCTTCTGGAGAGTATGAAGGCCAATTCTGAGGAGCGAACTCAGAGTCTGAGAGCACTGATCGACACCTATTCCTCGCATTTCAGAAACATCGAAACTTTGCTCAACACGGTTTCATATGAATCAGGAAAACTGAAGATGTCCGCACCGGAATACCGGAAAATCAGCCCTCTTATAGAGTCAAACTTCCTCGATCATCCTCACGTAGACGTCCAGTATCTGCTCAATGTCTATAGACTCCCTGCCGATCACACACTGATTGCGAGCCTCCATGAAATGGAAAGAAAAATCGAAGACCTGAGAAAGACCGGGGAAAATATCCTCCTTGCATCGAAGGATCTGGACAGGGTGGCCCGCGAAAAAGTGGACAGTTTCATCCGGGCATCACGAATTGCCATCCTTGTTTTTTTCCCCCTCTTCCTCATTGTTGGTTTCGGCACCATGCTCGTTATTATCAGTAATGTAGTAAGAAGACTGCAGCTGCTGACCAACCTCATAGAAGAGACCGGAGCAGGGAATTTTGTCCATGATTCTCAGCCGGCTCCGGAGTGGGGCAATGATGAGGTCGGACAGCTGATCAGGCAATTCAGTATTATGGAAGATCAGCTCGGCCAGAGGGAAAAAGAACTGCTGCAGAGCAAAAAGCTCGCTGCCATCGGCACCCTGGCCTCCGGTGTTGCGCATGAGCTGAACAACCCGCTTAACAACATCTATACGAGCGCACAGAGGCTGCTGAAGAAGACAGGCGATGACAGTCCGGAATACATCAGGAAGGGGCTCAATGACATCTTCGGTCAGACCATGCGTGTAAAGGGTATCGTGGGCGATCTGCTCGAATTTGCCCGGGGACGTGAGCCGCATATTATGGCAGCTGAACTTCGCAGCCTTATTGACAGCGCGTACCGGCATCTTGAAAATACCAGGGACCTCAACGGCATAACGCTTTCGATCAGGATGATTCCTCAGGAGATCGTTCTCTATGTCGATACGGAACTGTTTGAACAGGTTCTGATCAACCTGTTGTCCAATGCGGTTGACGCAATGTCCGGACAAGGGGAACTTTCCCTTGCTGCCAACGAAGAAGACAGCAGAATATCGATCAGGATATCGGATACGGGCAGCGGAATGGCTCGCGAGACCATCGACAAAATCTTCGAACCATTCTTCACCACAAAAGATAAGGGTACCGGACTCGGTCTTGCGATCGTATTCAACATAATCCAGAAGCACCACGGAGAAATAACGGTCGAAAGTGAAGAAGGAAAAGGCACGACATTTATCATCACCTTGCCGAAAAAACCCCGGTAA
- a CDS encoding sigma-54-dependent Fis family transcriptional regulator, with the protein MALRILVSEDEEITLNNILDTLRDEGYDVIGTRDGSSALQKLQQEQFDILITDIRMPGLSGLELLDLIRKNHPSTEVILVTGFGSISSAVEAMRKGAYDYLTKPFDLDELVLRVRKIQAQKALKKENLALRTYFGMDKKVSIIAKSAGMKEVLETIEGIKDSDINMLLTGETGVGKSLIAKIIHFTSRRQDRPFLAINCATLTEDLLASELFGHERGAFTGAVTAKQGLVEIADSGTLFLDEIAELSPNLQAKLLKVVEEGEFYRVGGTKPQKVDVRFIAATNQNVKNLMAEGKFREDLYYRINVMDIFIAPLRERQDDIRPLSRFFLQKHLPKSAKKITAVSDEAMEILLHYSFPGNVRELENIIERAIILEKSPVITPESLPHGIRVLQIETFDPDRIKTIEEMSKEYAEKVVKMLGGNRSRASELLGISRTSLWKMLKED; encoded by the coding sequence ATGGCATTAAGAATACTTGTTTCAGAAGACGAAGAGATAACGCTCAACAACATACTCGATACCCTCAGGGATGAGGGATACGATGTTATCGGGACAAGGGATGGAAGTTCTGCCCTTCAGAAACTGCAGCAGGAACAGTTCGATATCCTGATCACTGACATCAGGATGCCCGGACTGAGCGGTCTCGAGCTTCTTGATCTCATCAGGAAAAACCATCCGTCAACAGAAGTCATCCTCGTTACCGGCTTCGGCAGTATCAGCTCTGCCGTGGAAGCCATGCGCAAAGGCGCCTATGATTACCTCACCAAGCCTTTTGACCTTGATGAACTGGTCCTCAGGGTCAGGAAGATCCAGGCGCAGAAAGCGCTGAAAAAAGAGAACCTTGCGCTCAGGACCTATTTCGGGATGGACAAGAAGGTTTCGATCATTGCAAAGAGCGCAGGGATGAAAGAGGTGCTTGAGACGATCGAGGGGATAAAGGACTCCGATATAAACATGCTCCTTACGGGGGAGACCGGGGTAGGCAAGAGCCTGATCGCAAAAATCATCCACTTTACAAGCAGACGGCAGGACAGACCGTTCCTCGCAATAAACTGTGCAACGCTCACCGAAGACCTTCTCGCCAGCGAGCTCTTCGGTCATGAACGGGGAGCATTTACCGGTGCGGTCACCGCCAAACAGGGGCTCGTAGAAATCGCCGATTCCGGAACCCTCTTCCTCGACGAGATCGCTGAACTCTCCCCCAACCTGCAGGCAAAGCTCCTGAAAGTTGTCGAAGAAGGCGAGTTCTACCGTGTCGGAGGCACAAAGCCCCAGAAGGTCGATGTACGGTTCATTGCGGCGACAAATCAAAATGTAAAGAACCTGATGGCCGAGGGAAAGTTCAGGGAAGACCTCTACTACCGGATCAATGTCATGGATATATTCATTGCCCCCCTGCGCGAACGTCAGGACGACATCCGGCCCCTCAGCAGATTTTTTCTCCAGAAGCATCTGCCGAAATCAGCAAAGAAGATCACCGCCGTCTCTGACGAAGCTATGGAGATCCTCCTGCATTACAGCTTCCCCGGCAATGTGCGTGAACTTGAAAATATTATCGAGCGCGCCATCATTCTCGAAAAGAGTCCTGTTATTACGCCGGAAAGCCTGCCGCATGGCATACGGGTACTTCAGATAGAGACGTTCGACCCGGACAGGATAAAGACCATCGAAGAGATGTCAAAGGAATATGCAGAAAAAGTTGTCAAGATGCTGGGCGGCAACAGATCCAGGGCCTCGGAACTGCTCGGCATTTCAAGAACAAGCCTCTGGAAGATGCTCAAGGAAGATTAA
- a CDS encoding GntR family transcriptional regulator: MTVIINRDNTKKLYIQLLEILKGKIERGEWAVDSQIPTEDDLCKMYEVSKATVRQAVAELVRSGYLLKQQGRGTFVCKRVISEGLSMLTSFRELMLEAKVVFSTKVLAQTVLMPTDDLDLMLNIPEDMHVIYLKRLRFVGSDAILLQESYLPYHICPQLLQDDLEQNSLLEILENKYQIMITKVQDFIEVAPVSETEGVLLGLKPGTSVLLLEQRFFAGSQEIMYTRSLKRPERFRFFIERERKS, translated from the coding sequence ATGACCGTAATAATAAACAGAGACAACACTAAAAAACTGTATATCCAGCTTCTGGAGATTCTCAAAGGCAAGATTGAGCGCGGCGAGTGGGCCGTTGACTCCCAAATCCCGACCGAAGACGATCTCTGCAAAATGTATGAGGTGAGCAAGGCCACGGTAAGGCAGGCAGTTGCAGAACTTGTCAGAAGCGGATATCTCCTGAAGCAGCAGGGCCGTGGCACATTCGTCTGCAAGCGCGTAATCTCCGAAGGCCTCTCGATGCTTACCAGCTTCAGGGAGCTGATGCTCGAGGCAAAGGTCGTCTTTTCGACAAAGGTTCTGGCCCAGACCGTATTAATGCCGACCGACGACCTCGATCTGATGCTGAACATCCCGGAAGACATGCATGTCATCTATCTGAAAAGACTGCGTTTTGTGGGCAGCGATGCCATACTCCTGCAGGAGTCTTATCTGCCCTATCACATCTGCCCCCAACTTCTACAGGATGACCTCGAGCAGAACTCGCTGCTGGAAATTCTGGAAAATAAATATCAGATCATGATCACCAAGGTACAGGACTTTATTGAGGTGGCCCCCGTCTCAGAAACAGAAGGGGTTCTCCTTGGCCTCAAGCCCGGCACATCCGTGCTGCTCCTCGAACAGAGATTCTTTGCCGGCTCCCAGGAGATCATGTATACTCGATCATTAAAGAGACCCGAACGGTTCCGTTTCTTTATTGAACGGGAAAGAAAATCATAG
- a CDS encoding CBS domain-containing protein has protein sequence MTDQEKQVREIIIDVFEFPHVPYWFTIRQVSGILKKSISGGKCLRPLAALVFDEKYNLMGHIETKDILAGIAAASRSGSVEHQDSISAPKEETLTALKELSDKPVSILMTPFKHFADPEDSVSKAAELMLRNNLQILPVLENQKKLVGVVRSTEIFEYLSSRFFLA, from the coding sequence ATGACTGACCAGGAAAAACAGGTTCGTGAAATCATAATCGACGTTTTCGAGTTCCCTCATGTCCCCTACTGGTTTACGATCAGACAGGTTTCAGGGATACTCAAAAAATCGATCAGCGGCGGAAAATGCCTCAGACCGCTGGCAGCGCTGGTCTTTGACGAGAAATACAACCTGATGGGGCATATCGAAACGAAGGATATCCTCGCAGGCATCGCCGCTGCATCCCGTTCCGGCAGTGTTGAGCATCAGGACTCCATCAGTGCGCCAAAAGAGGAGACCTTGACTGCCCTCAAAGAGCTCTCGGATAAGCCTGTCAGCATACTGATGACCCCGTTTAAACACTTTGCCGATCCTGAGGACTCCGTTTCTAAGGCGGCAGAACTGATGCTCAGGAACAACCTGCAGATCCTTCCAGTACTCGAAAATCAGAAGAAGCTGGTAGGAGTCGTCAGGAGCACCGAGATCTTCGAATATCTCTCATCAAGGTTCTTCCTGGCATGA
- a CDS encoding HAMP domain-containing protein — protein sequence MKIRRKLLIAFSIYMILALIPAVFSYRELNTLRKRLKPVETAGDITNSYLEVRKNEKTFLLLKDRDTLQLLKKQVGMLKGGLDDIEADVLREIGETNYASLRQAISAYEAAIQKLADNFNAEQFTTNKLTEIGRRIEKVLSGSELQTFLVLRRHEKNLIIQRDSSALDVFRQTYSSLQSSPEKDFAPYSASAEQLFRLYQDERLLEDEIRQAASIIQTYTDTILQGEREDIDSLLKISMNLLLASLAIVIVIGTLINARLAAHIAAPIREIRKFAERVAGGDFSQTLEVKGSQEFVSLGDALNQMAIKLKDTVSSLELAIRNLHDKQGQLVEAEKLASLGRIAAGVAHEINNPLAIINEKAGLMQDLLSMSADFEQKQSIFAQIEGITGSVNRCRTITHRLLGFARRMDITIEPLNLNEAIKETITFLRTDILTKSARLELNLAEDLPEIRSDKIQMEQVFLNLIKNAIDAVENSGQIAITTSRKDEGSVQVFISDNGSGIAKDKLNHIFEPFFTTKERGKGTGLGLFVSHAILRKLGSRIQVQSEPGKGTTFTLDIPIRPTLPKEPSV from the coding sequence ATGAAAATCCGCAGAAAACTGCTCATCGCCTTTTCGATCTATATGATCCTGGCCCTGATACCTGCGGTATTTTCATACCGTGAACTCAACACCCTCAGAAAACGCCTTAAGCCTGTAGAAACTGCCGGAGACATAACCAACTCATATCTTGAAGTGCGGAAAAACGAAAAGACCTTTCTGCTTCTGAAAGACCGGGATACCCTGCAGCTCCTGAAGAAACAGGTCGGCATGCTCAAAGGTGGTCTTGACGACATCGAGGCCGATGTCCTGCGGGAGATAGGCGAAACAAACTATGCATCTCTGCGTCAGGCTATATCAGCCTACGAGGCCGCGATACAGAAGCTGGCAGATAATTTCAATGCCGAGCAGTTCACGACAAACAAACTGACCGAGATCGGCCGCCGCATTGAAAAGGTCCTCAGCGGCAGTGAACTGCAGACGTTTCTGGTTCTCAGGCGGCATGAAAAAAACCTGATCATACAGAGGGACTCATCCGCTCTCGACGTTTTCAGACAGACCTACTCTTCATTGCAATCGTCGCCAGAGAAAGACTTCGCACCCTATTCAGCTTCTGCGGAGCAGCTCTTCAGACTCTATCAGGACGAAAGGTTACTGGAAGACGAGATCAGGCAGGCTGCGTCAATTATCCAGACCTATACGGATACTATTTTGCAGGGTGAACGGGAGGATATCGACTCACTGCTGAAGATCTCCATGAATCTTCTGCTTGCGTCGCTCGCCATTGTCATCGTCATCGGAACGCTTATCAATGCACGGTTAGCCGCACATATCGCTGCGCCTATCCGGGAGATCAGAAAGTTTGCCGAACGTGTGGCAGGCGGCGATTTTTCCCAGACGCTTGAAGTAAAGGGCTCACAGGAGTTCGTCTCTCTTGGCGATGCCCTGAACCAGATGGCGATAAAACTAAAAGATACCGTCAGCTCTCTTGAACTGGCCATACGGAACCTCCATGACAAGCAGGGGCAGCTGGTGGAGGCCGAAAAGCTCGCCTCCCTTGGCCGCATCGCTGCAGGCGTTGCCCATGAGATCAACAACCCCCTGGCGATCATCAATGAAAAGGCCGGCCTGATGCAGGACCTTCTTTCCATGTCAGCCGATTTTGAGCAGAAGCAGAGCATATTCGCCCAGATAGAAGGCATCACCGGAAGCGTCAACCGCTGCCGCACCATTACCCATCGACTCCTGGGCTTTGCACGGAGAATGGACATCACGATCGAGCCGCTGAACCTCAACGAGGCTATCAAAGAGACGATCACCTTCCTGAGGACTGATATTCTGACCAAGTCAGCCCGCCTTGAACTGAACCTTGCCGAAGACCTCCCCGAGATCAGGAGCGACAAAATCCAGATGGAGCAGGTCTTTCTGAACCTGATCAAAAATGCCATTGATGCCGTAGAAAATAGCGGGCAGATTGCCATTACCACTTCCCGCAAGGATGAGGGTTCTGTTCAGGTCTTTATCAGCGATAACGGCTCAGGCATAGCAAAGGACAAGTTGAACCATATCTTCGAGCCCTTCTTCACCACAAAAGAGCGGGGCAAGGGAACCGGTCTCGGCCTTTTCGTCTCTCACGCCATCCTGAGAAAGCTCGGCTCCCGGATCCAGGTGCAGAGCGAGCCGGGAAAAGGCACCACCTTCACCCTCGACATACCGATCAGACCGACGCTTCCAAAGGAGCCCTCAGTATGA
- a CDS encoding response regulator → MSKATVMIVDDEHDFAATLAERLRLRRYDTHVVLTPGDTLSLVDTIKPDVVLLDLNLPGISGIEILMTLRNVSPDVEVILLTGHMDLARTIEGLRLDSFHYIIKPFDIQELIEKIDRVSVKHA, encoded by the coding sequence ATGAGTAAGGCAACGGTAATGATCGTCGATGATGAACACGACTTTGCTGCTACCCTTGCAGAAAGGCTTCGGCTCCGCCGCTATGACACCCACGTGGTTTTAACACCCGGCGATACCCTTTCACTTGTCGATACCATAAAGCCTGATGTGGTCCTTCTCGACCTGAACCTGCCGGGTATCTCCGGCATAGAGATCCTGATGACACTCAGGAATGTTTCCCCTGACGTTGAGGTGATACTTCTTACCGGCCATATGGACCTTGCCCGCACGATCGAGGGGCTCCGTCTCGATTCGTTCCATTACATCATAAAGCCTTTTGATATCCAGGAACTGATCGAGAAGATCGACCGGGTGAGCGTGAAACATGCCTGA
- a CDS encoding response regulator, producing the protein MKKKDIKVLLVDDEVEFVNTLAQRLKMRDLLVDTVYDGPQALDFIRKIEPDVIVLDLKMPGLHGIEVLREIKKTRAEIQVIILTGHGTDKDEEEARKLGGFDFLHKPADIDLLLAKIKEAFQEKLERAMTAIAFAEEGVFDTAQKIIKKEE; encoded by the coding sequence ATGAAGAAGAAGGACATTAAAGTACTGCTGGTTGATGATGAAGTTGAATTTGTCAATACGTTGGCGCAAAGACTCAAGATGAGAGACCTTTTGGTAGACACGGTGTACGACGGTCCTCAGGCCCTCGACTTTATCAGGAAGATCGAGCCGGATGTAATCGTGCTGGACCTCAAAATGCCGGGACTCCATGGCATAGAGGTACTCAGGGAGATCAAAAAGACCCGTGCAGAGATCCAGGTCATTATCCTGACCGGCCACGGCACAGACAAAGACGAAGAAGAGGCACGCAAGCTCGGAGGCTTCGATTTCCTGCATAAGCCTGCAGACATCGATCTGCTTCTGGCGAAGATCAAGGAAGCGTTTCAGGAGAAACTTGAGCGCGCCATGACTGCTATCGCCTTTGCTGAAGAGGGCGTATTCGATACAGCACAGAAGATCATCAAGAAAGAAGAATAA
- a CDS encoding sulfite exporter TauE/SafE family protein produces MRLIINIGMILMLVSGFLAMGQGVVFAEEAAMAPVTAGSATPWWVWPLILFVVTFFLGIAAVLGGVGGGVLFVPIIGGFFPFHIDFVRGAGLLVALAGALAAGPGLLKKGMADLRLALPVALIASSCAIVGAMIGLALPAKVVNIALGGTILGIVAIMLMAKKSEFPDVQKPDNLSTALRISGVYYEPSLGENINWQIHRTPQGLATFIIIGVMAGMFGLGAGWANVPVLNLMMGAPLKVSVATSKFLLSITDTSAVWIYVNNGAVLPMMVVPSIIGIMLGSIVGVRILAKTKPAAIRYMVIVLLLFAGLRALLKGLGIWN; encoded by the coding sequence ATGCGTTTGATTATTAACATCGGCATGATCCTCATGCTGGTATCAGGTTTTCTTGCTATGGGTCAGGGAGTCGTCTTCGCTGAAGAGGCTGCCATGGCCCCGGTTACTGCCGGATCAGCAACCCCCTGGTGGGTCTGGCCGCTTATTTTATTTGTCGTCACCTTTTTTCTTGGCATCGCTGCTGTTTTAGGCGGTGTCGGAGGCGGTGTATTATTCGTTCCTATTATCGGAGGCTTTTTCCCGTTTCATATCGATTTTGTAAGAGGTGCAGGACTTCTGGTTGCACTTGCAGGAGCGCTTGCAGCAGGCCCCGGCCTTCTGAAAAAAGGCATGGCTGATCTCAGGCTCGCCCTGCCGGTTGCGCTGATTGCATCTTCATGCGCAATTGTCGGCGCCATGATCGGCCTTGCATTACCGGCAAAAGTGGTCAACATAGCACTTGGAGGCACGATCCTCGGTATTGTGGCGATTATGCTGATGGCCAAGAAGTCGGAATTCCCTGATGTGCAGAAGCCTGACAACCTTTCAACAGCGCTTCGGATCAGCGGCGTATATTACGAACCCTCTCTGGGCGAAAACATCAACTGGCAGATCCACAGGACCCCTCAAGGTCTTGCAACATTTATCATCATCGGCGTGATGGCAGGCATGTTCGGTCTCGGCGCAGGCTGGGCAAATGTACCGGTCCTTAACCTTATGATGGGCGCACCGCTAAAGGTATCGGTAGCAACCAGCAAGTTCCTGCTTTCGATCACCGACACCTCGGCCGTCTGGATCTATGTCAACAACGGCGCCGTGCTTCCGATGATGGTCGTGCCGTCGATCATCGGCATCATGTTAGGCTCGATCGTCGGCGTAAGGATCTTGGCAAAGACAAAGCCTGCGGCAATCCGCTATATGGTTATCGTTTTGCTGTTGTTTGCAGGTCTGAGGGCCCTTCTTAAGGGTCTCGGCATCTGGAATTAG